A genomic segment from Microbulbifer elongatus encodes:
- a CDS encoding pilin: MKKQQGFTLIELMIVVAIIGILAAVALPAYQDYTKRSHVTEGLALASGAKAAVQEYFSSEGVWPANNSAAGLASKTLIAGTSVKSVEVLNSQITVTFNAKVTDDATLILTGSDTGGSISWVCNDGSLDPKYLPSRCR; this comes from the coding sequence ATGAAAAAGCAACAGGGCTTTACTCTTATTGAATTGATGATCGTGGTTGCGATCATTGGTATTCTGGCCGCGGTAGCACTGCCGGCGTACCAGGACTACACCAAGCGCTCGCACGTGACGGAGGGGCTAGCTCTCGCTTCTGGTGCTAAAGCTGCGGTGCAGGAATATTTTTCCTCAGAGGGAGTGTGGCCAGCAAATAACAGTGCCGCAGGTCTGGCTTCCAAGACTCTTATCGCTGGTACTTCCGTAAAATCTGTGGAAGTGTTGAATAGTCAGATCACTGTTACTTTCAATGCGAAAGTTACTGATGACGCAACTCTGATTCTGACCGGAAGTGATACAGGCGGCTCAATTTCTTGGGTATGTAACGACGGTTCGTTGGATCCGAAATACCTGCCTTCGCGCTGCCGGTAA